Proteins encoded within one genomic window of Lysinibacillus sphaericus:
- a CDS encoding GbsR/MarR family transcriptional regulator encodes MEQKPTKDCAGVSQSRNELRAQVIEAIAQTMDLYGANHSFGKLYGIMFFEDKPMTLEDMKDYMNMSKSNMSYAIRSLMDSRMVTKLEEKKERKDQYVAETDFFQTFRVFFTLKLQREIDIMLGAINQVIPELSEIALAEGTPDAERQECLRDLHKLRHGVSYYTWLQNFVNRLRDGDFLDLQ; translated from the coding sequence ATGGAACAGAAACCAACCAAGGATTGTGCAGGAGTGTCGCAGAGTCGTAACGAATTACGCGCTCAGGTCATCGAGGCCATCGCGCAGACGATGGATTTGTATGGCGCTAATCATTCATTCGGTAAGCTATATGGCATTATGTTTTTCGAGGATAAACCGATGACACTTGAGGACATGAAAGACTATATGAACATGAGTAAGAGCAACATGAGCTATGCCATCCGATCGCTGATGGATTCTAGAATGGTCACCAAGTTGGAAGAGAAAAAGGAACGAAAAGATCAATATGTGGCGGAGACCGATTTTTTCCAAACATTTCGTGTCTTCTTTACACTGAAACTCCAGCGGGAAATCGATATCATGCTTGGGGCAATCAACCAGGTGATTCCCGAGCTATCTGAAATTGCACTTGCGGAGGGTACCCCCGATGCCGAAAGACAGGAATGCTTGCGTGACCTACATAAGTTACGACACGGTGTATCGTATTACACTTGGCTTCAGAATTTCGTGAATCGACTTCGGGACGGAGATTTTTTAGATTTGCAATAG
- a CDS encoding sigma factor-like helix-turn-helix DNA-binding protein: MIQNRLVRNFLKDPEVKELYQSFLENPTAHKKEIIEKMFLIHSRKIQLISYFSQTLTFESQKFDKKIRQQSKLNQLILDKNIHDGEGKLLDLVADKRNYYNFESNTTIESCKLEMIFEDKQLYNIVSKLSAKKKEILYLLFVKNWTEEELAREFGVSKQAINKVKNQTLRKIKKEYEMANRKDL, encoded by the coding sequence TTGATTCAAAATCGGTTAGTAAGAAACTTTTTAAAAGACCCAGAAGTAAAAGAGCTATATCAAAGTTTTTTAGAAAATCCTACTGCTCACAAGAAAGAAATAATTGAAAAAATGTTTCTAATCCATAGTAGAAAGATTCAGCTGATAAGTTATTTTTCACAAACTTTAACTTTTGAGTCTCAAAAATTTGATAAAAAGATTCGTCAACAAAGTAAACTAAATCAATTAATTTTAGATAAAAACATTCACGATGGAGAGGGCAAATTACTTGATTTAGTCGCAGATAAACGGAACTATTATAATTTTGAATCCAACACTACTATTGAATCTTGTAAATTGGAAATGATTTTTGAAGATAAACAACTATACAACATCGTTTCCAAATTAAGCGCAAAGAAAAAAGAGATTCTATATTTACTTTTTGTGAAAAATTGGACTGAGGAGGAATTAGCTAGAGAGTTTGGTGTTTCGAAACAAGCAATCAATAAAGTTAAAAATCAAACATTACGAAAAATTAAAAAAGAGTATGAAATGGCAAATAGGAAGGACTTATAA
- a CDS encoding ABC transporter ATP-binding protein, giving the protein MSSITLKSLSKQYTSEKSTLDNINLDIKDKEFLVLLGPSGCGKSTLLRMIAGIEEITQGEVYIGDVCVNELEPKDRGVAMVFQNYALYPHMTVFENMAYGLKIKKVKKAEREKRIKAAADILQITPLLKRFPSQLSGGQKQRVAIGRAIVKEPKVFLMDEPLSNLDAKLRNEMRIEIKKLHERLNSTFVYVTHDQVEAVTLGDRIAIIAEGKFRQIGTPMEIIDSPVDMFVANFISSPPINYLNAFLIDRNGQVYVDIDGVLLETNLPIEVLKSHTEVVAGIRPEHCFISEDKNNTLEMEVLFTEIIGTDVLLHLTYQSFNFIVKKSFTETYTQGQKLNVGMYAKQVHMFDKNTQKNLRSPQ; this is encoded by the coding sequence ATGTCGAGTATTACGTTGAAGTCTTTATCAAAACAATATACAAGTGAAAAATCCACGCTCGATAATATTAATCTTGATATCAAAGATAAAGAGTTTCTGGTACTGCTAGGTCCGTCAGGGTGTGGTAAGTCCACTTTGCTACGTATGATTGCCGGTATTGAAGAAATTACGCAAGGTGAAGTGTATATTGGGGATGTTTGTGTAAATGAATTGGAGCCTAAGGATAGAGGAGTAGCGATGGTTTTTCAAAATTACGCGCTTTATCCGCATATGACGGTATTTGAGAACATGGCTTACGGTTTGAAGATAAAAAAGGTAAAAAAGGCGGAGAGAGAAAAACGAATCAAGGCGGCAGCAGATATTTTACAAATAACGCCATTGTTGAAACGATTTCCGAGTCAATTATCGGGCGGGCAAAAACAGCGGGTTGCAATTGGACGAGCCATAGTTAAAGAACCAAAAGTCTTCTTAATGGATGAGCCGTTATCCAATCTGGATGCGAAGTTACGAAATGAAATGAGAATTGAAATTAAAAAGCTTCATGAGAGACTAAATTCTACGTTTGTCTATGTCACGCATGATCAAGTGGAGGCTGTTACCCTTGGAGATCGAATCGCCATTATTGCAGAAGGAAAGTTTAGGCAGATTGGTACACCTATGGAAATAATTGATAGTCCAGTGGATATGTTCGTGGCGAATTTTATTAGCTCACCGCCTATCAATTATTTAAATGCATTTCTGATAGACCGAAATGGACAAGTCTATGTAGATATAGATGGAGTGTTGCTGGAGACAAATTTGCCAATAGAAGTATTAAAAAGCCACACGGAGGTTGTAGCGGGTATTAGGCCTGAACATTGCTTCATTTCAGAAGATAAGAACAATACCTTAGAAATGGAGGTGCTGTTTACTGAAATTATTGGTACGGATGTGTTGTTACATCTAACATATCAATCCTTCAATTTTATAGTGAAAAAAAGCTTTACTGAAACTTATACGCAGGGTCAGAAGTTGAACGTAGGAATGTATGCAAAACAGGTCCATATGTTCGACAAAAATACACAAAAAAACTTAAGGAGCCCGCAATGA